One window of Chamaesiphon minutus PCC 6605 genomic DNA carries:
- a CDS encoding non-ribosomal peptide synthetase, which yields MGGYLSSSLTDDKLNCAEAAEVFVFPTSFAQQRLWFLDRLAPGNPFYNVSTALRLEGAIDFTALEQTFNEIVRRHETLRTTFVVVDGQPLQAISPSLSIQLPLIDLRNFESQARELQLRQIATAEARQPFDLTTGPLLRVKLLQLDDVEYVLLLNFHHIVADGWSIGVLIRELGILYKAFASGDRHHKAFALLPELPIQYADFAQWQREWLQELDVNGCSPLQTQLAYWQHQLDDIPVLNLPTDRPRPAVPSYKGAKQVLELSPSLSQALEALSYREGVTLFVTMLTAFETLLYRYTQQENIAIGSPIANRNRSELEGIIGFFVNSLVLRTDCSGQPTFRELLHRVREVTLGAYAHQDLPFEKLVEELHPERDLSYHPLFQVAFSFQNTPISTLELPGVTVSLLDLDATTTSQRLEVVASDAKSAYADYEDWDLECVNSPGDCHTTTAKLDLEFHLWQDLGSIKGQMVYSTDIFDDVTITQMLGHFQTLLASIIANPEQRISAVAILSAIERQQLLIDWNDTKKEYPNECFHQLFEERVRETPDAIALVFNQQQLTYRDLNIYANQLAHCLQELGIVPDRLVGICLDRSPETIVAILGILKAGGAYLPLDPSLPQERLNLMLADAGVSVLITRSHSIARFENFLQPIIDLDRDSASIRQYSPENLTNCVTLDNLAYVIYTSGSTGQPKGVAIEHRGLSNLAQVQIEVFNIQPSHRILQFASLSFDASIFEIVMALQSGATLDLATKESLLPGRPLLELLRDRAITHVTLPPAVLAVLPLASLPALQTIICAGEPCPADMINRWWQPQRQFFNAYGLTEATVWSTIAEIKSTSAQISIGRPISNTQIYILDKHLEPVPIGIDGELYIGGDGLGRGYINRPELTAKHFIANPFDDRQAARLYKTGDLARYRSRSVLCGESDGNIEFLGRSDDLVKVRGFRIELSEIETAIRRYPQVQTVVVIDRDNSYGDKYLIAYIVPNIETPNFIFSLRKLLTEKLPEYMMPKAFVILDTLPLTASGKIDRDALVKIAPAQEIDREFIAPRTPTESTLAQIWAEVLNIDRVGIYDNFFDLGGDSLLTVRLLQQISEQLNYELPLASLFLNPTIESLATCLSSSPDNLARSPLVAIQPDGSSPAFFCVHPIFGVIFPYYELAAQLGKDRPFYALQPIGLDGKTPPLTRIEDMAAHYIEALRSVQPHGPYYLGGWSFGGWVAFEMAQQLQQAGQEVALLAVLDTLAPIPGHVSLGHGLKFMLTTAARYIWPFFLDYVYLIIAIVKQQIQSLRDRFPILNKILRYSGWEWLMQSRSRSAPPRRSQQNTTVNPSKESQLRILSELAIVPMLRVFYANSQAALDYVPQAYSSRINLFRTKDRSSLSKEDPSLSWDRLAQGGTEIHHLPGNHLTMLRKPHIQVLAAQLKACIDKAALRG from the coding sequence ATGGGTGGATATCTTTCGAGTAGTCTTACCGATGACAAACTTAATTGTGCTGAAGCCGCAGAGGTGTTCGTTTTTCCCACGTCTTTTGCCCAGCAGCGATTGTGGTTTCTCGACAGGTTAGCACCAGGCAATCCCTTTTATAATGTCTCCACCGCACTGCGTCTCGAAGGTGCGATCGACTTTACCGCTTTAGAGCAGACATTTAACGAAATCGTCCGTCGCCACGAAACCTTACGTACTACTTTCGTTGTAGTAGATGGGCAACCCCTACAGGCGATCTCGCCGAGCCTGAGCATCCAGCTACCCCTTATCGATTTACGCAATTTCGAGAGCCAAGCACGCGAACTACAACTGCGGCAAATTGCCACCGCCGAGGCTCGACAGCCGTTCGATCTGACTACTGGGCCATTGCTACGCGTAAAGCTGCTACAGCTAGATGATGTCGAATATGTACTGTTGCTAAATTTCCATCACATTGTCGCCGATGGTTGGTCGATCGGCGTGCTAATTAGAGAACTAGGCATATTATACAAAGCCTTTGCATCTGGAGATCGCCACCATAAAGCTTTTGCGCTCCTACCAGAACTACCCATTCAATATGCAGATTTCGCTCAATGGCAACGGGAATGGCTGCAAGAATTAGATGTAAATGGTTGCTCGCCGCTGCAAACTCAGTTAGCTTACTGGCAGCATCAATTAGACGACATCCCGGTGCTAAATCTCCCCACAGACCGTCCCAGACCCGCAGTGCCGAGCTATAAAGGTGCAAAACAGGTTTTAGAGTTATCGCCCTCTCTGAGTCAAGCATTAGAAGCACTGAGCTACCGCGAGGGCGTTACTTTGTTCGTGACGATGCTGACAGCGTTTGAGACTTTGCTCTACCGCTATACACAGCAAGAAAATATTGCCATCGGTTCGCCTATTGCCAATCGTAACCGCAGCGAATTAGAAGGGATAATTGGTTTTTTCGTTAATAGTTTGGTACTACGAACGGATTGTTCGGGGCAGCCGACGTTTCGAGAATTGTTGCATCGAGTGCGAGAGGTAACTCTGGGTGCCTATGCTCATCAGGACTTACCGTTTGAAAAGCTAGTAGAGGAGCTGCATCCAGAGCGAGATTTGAGCTATCATCCGTTGTTTCAGGTGGCATTTAGCTTTCAAAATACGCCGATCTCTACACTAGAGTTGCCTGGAGTAACAGTGTCGCTACTCGATCTCGATGCTACGACGACATCACAACGACTGGAAGTCGTTGCTAGTGATGCAAAGTCCGCCTACGCGGACTACGAGGACTGGGATTTGGAGTGTGTGAATAGTCCTGGCGACTGCCATACCACAACTGCCAAGCTCGATTTAGAGTTCCATTTGTGGCAGGATTTGGGAAGTATCAAAGGACAAATGGTTTATAGCACCGATATTTTCGATGATGTGACTATTACCCAAATGCTCGGACATTTTCAAACCTTGTTAGCAAGTATTATTGCTAATCCAGAACAGCGCATTTCCGCTGTGGCTATCCTGAGTGCGATCGAACGACAACAGCTATTAATCGATTGGAATGATACTAAAAAAGAGTACCCTAACGAGTGTTTTCATCAGTTATTTGAAGAACGAGTACGAGAAACTCCCGACGCGATCGCCTTAGTCTTTAACCAGCAGCAATTAACCTATCGCGATCTAAATATTTACGCCAATCAACTTGCCCATTGTTTGCAAGAATTGGGGATTGTTCCCGATCGATTAGTCGGAATTTGTCTCGATCGATCGCCAGAAACAATCGTGGCGATCTTAGGTATTCTTAAAGCGGGTGGAGCATATCTACCTTTAGATCCCAGTCTGCCTCAAGAGCGTCTGAACTTGATGTTAGCAGATGCTGGAGTTTCAGTGTTAATAACTCGATCGCATTCAATCGCTCGATTTGAAAATTTCTTGCAGCCAATTATCGATCTCGATCGAGATTCAGCATCTATTAGACAATACAGTCCAGAGAATCTAACTAATTGTGTCACATTAGATAACCTGGCTTACGTTATCTACACATCTGGCTCGACGGGTCAACCGAAAGGCGTGGCGATCGAACATCGAGGATTGTCTAACTTAGCACAAGTTCAGATTGAGGTATTTAATATTCAACCGAGTCACCGCATTTTACAATTTGCATCGTTAAGTTTCGACGCTTCGATTTTTGAGATTGTGATGGCATTGCAATCTGGTGCAACTCTTGATTTAGCCACCAAAGAATCCCTATTACCGGGACGACCTTTGCTAGAATTATTGCGCGATCGAGCGATTACTCATGTCACCTTACCCCCCGCAGTATTAGCCGTTCTACCTTTAGCATCGCTACCAGCATTACAAACTATTATTTGTGCGGGCGAACCTTGCCCCGCAGATATGATTAACAGGTGGTGGCAACCTCAACGGCAGTTTTTTAATGCTTACGGACTGACTGAAGCAACGGTATGGTCTACTATTGCAGAAATTAAATCTACCAGCGCACAAATATCGATCGGGCGACCGATATCGAATACGCAAATTTATATATTAGATAAGCATTTAGAGCCAGTCCCGATTGGAATCGATGGCGAATTATACATCGGTGGTGACGGATTGGGACGAGGCTATATCAATCGTCCCGAACTGACTGCCAAACATTTTATTGCTAATCCTTTTGACGACCGACAGGCAGCGCGACTCTACAAGACAGGAGACTTAGCTCGGTATCGATCGCGTAGCGTCTTGTGTGGAGAATCGGATGGTAACATTGAATTTTTAGGTCGTAGTGACGATCTCGTAAAAGTTCGCGGCTTTCGGATCGAATTATCAGAAATAGAAACAGCGATCCGTCGATATCCACAAGTGCAAACAGTAGTAGTAATCGATCGAGACAATAGCTATGGAGACAAGTATTTAATTGCTTATATTGTTCCCAATATAGAGACACCAAATTTTATATTTTCATTACGCAAATTATTAACTGAAAAATTGCCAGAATACATGATGCCAAAAGCATTTGTTATACTGGATACCCTACCGCTCACCGCTAGTGGCAAAATCGATCGAGATGCGCTGGTCAAAATCGCTCCCGCACAGGAGATCGATCGAGAATTTATCGCACCGCGTACTCCCACCGAGTCCACACTGGCGCAGATTTGGGCTGAAGTCTTGAATATAGATCGGGTGGGTATTTACGATAACTTTTTCGATTTGGGTGGAGATTCGCTATTAACTGTGCGATTATTACAGCAAATATCCGAGCAACTTAATTACGAACTACCGCTAGCTAGCTTATTTTTAAATCCGACAATTGAAAGTTTAGCAACTTGTCTGTCTTCATCACCAGATAATCTCGCTCGATCGCCATTAGTTGCGATTCAACCTGATGGCTCCAGTCCAGCTTTCTTCTGCGTTCATCCCATTTTTGGCGTTATTTTTCCTTATTATGAATTAGCCGCACAGTTAGGGAAAGATCGTCCGTTTTATGCGTTACAACCGATCGGACTCGATGGCAAAACTCCGCCCCTAACGCGGATTGAAGATATGGCTGCTCATTATATCGAAGCATTGCGATCGGTACAGCCTCACGGCCCTTATTATTTGGGCGGTTGGTCGTTTGGCGGTTGGGTGGCATTTGAAATGGCGCAACAGCTCCAACAGGCAGGGCAAGAAGTAGCATTACTAGCGGTGCTCGATACTTTAGCACCAATTCCAGGACATGTATCTTTAGGTCATGGCTTAAAGTTTATGCTAACGACAGCGGCGCGATATATTTGGCCGTTTTTTCTCGATTATGTTTATCTAATTATCGCGATCGTCAAGCAGCAAATTCAGAGTTTAAGAGATCGATTTCCTATTTTAAATAAAATCTTGCGTTACTCCGGTTGGGAGTGGCTGATGCAATCTCGATCGCGAAGCGCGCCACCAAGGCGGTCGCAACAGAATACTACCGTCAACCCGTCGAAAGAATCTCAACTCAGAATTTTAAGCGAGTTAGCAATCGTGCCGATGCTGCGGGTGTTCTATGCTAATAGTCAAGCCGCGCTCGACTACGTGCCGCAAGCTTACTCCAGCCGCATTAATTTATTTAGAACCAAGGATCGATCGAGCCTTAGCAAGGAAGATCCGAGTCTGAGTTGGGATCGGCTTGCTCAAGGTGGTACGGAAATTCATCATCTTCCTGGCAACCATCTGACGATGCTCAGGAAACCGCATATCCAGGTGCTTGCGGCACAGCTAAAAGCTTGTATCGATAAGGCTGCGCTAAGGGGTTGA
- a CDS encoding DUF6006 family protein translates to MQNITKIVIKLALLPLTLSFGISAQASQVPSQWYFGKWDCSIDRRPAKMQWLVVDDPQTSCSGGVCSSSSGVKVVGRFSDNGSAWVPLSKNYLRGNDFGIRYQGAEPDNWFLRYNPSTKVASGWTTWRNNKYPLQCTWRSR, encoded by the coding sequence ATGCAAAATATTACTAAAATCGTCATCAAATTAGCACTCTTACCCTTAACTTTAAGTTTTGGCATTAGTGCCCAAGCTTCGCAAGTACCAAGTCAGTGGTACTTTGGCAAATGGGATTGTTCGATCGATCGCAGACCTGCAAAAATGCAATGGTTAGTTGTAGACGATCCTCAAACTAGTTGCAGTGGCGGTGTGTGTAGTAGTTCCTCCGGAGTCAAGGTCGTCGGGAGATTTAGCGACAATGGCAGTGCTTGGGTACCGCTGAGTAAAAACTATTTACGGGGCAATGATTTTGGCATTCGCTATCAAGGTGCAGAACCGGATAATTGGTTTTTACGCTATAACCCTAGTACCAAAGTTGCTAGCGGTTGGACAACTTGGCGCAACAATAAATATCCGCTGCAATGTACGTGGCGTAGTCGTTAG
- a CDS encoding carbohydrate ABC transporter permease — protein sequence MLVYVGLVLYAIVTLIPFLWALSASFKPLSEIVSGENTFLPKNFTLDNYKQIFFQEPLFLRWLFNSVVIAVSVTVLNLLFNSMAGYALARLHFRGKHFLFVLILAVLAVPAQISLIPTFLILKLFGWLNSYQGTIVPSMVNATFIFMMRQFFVNFPKELEEAAALDGLTPFRIFWHIVLPLAKPALAAQAVFVFMGSWNNFLLPMTILFDPEMFTLPLGLNSFKGQYISYWNYIMAASMVFTLPALIIYAFFNRYFIQGVTFTGGKG from the coding sequence ATGCTCGTATATGTGGGATTGGTATTGTACGCGATCGTCACGCTAATTCCCTTTTTATGGGCACTGTCAGCCTCTTTCAAACCGCTCTCAGAAATAGTCAGCGGCGAGAATACTTTTTTACCCAAAAATTTTACGCTCGACAATTACAAACAAATCTTTTTCCAAGAGCCATTATTTTTACGTTGGCTGTTTAATAGTGTTGTTATTGCAGTAAGTGTCACCGTCCTAAACTTACTATTTAATTCTATGGCAGGTTATGCCCTTGCGCGGCTGCACTTTCGGGGCAAACATTTTCTGTTCGTGCTCATTTTAGCTGTTTTGGCAGTACCAGCCCAGATCTCTTTGATTCCTACCTTTTTAATTTTAAAATTGTTCGGCTGGTTGAATTCTTATCAAGGGACGATCGTGCCCAGCATGGTAAATGCCACATTTATCTTTATGATGCGGCAGTTTTTTGTTAATTTTCCTAAAGAATTGGAGGAAGCTGCTGCCTTAGATGGGTTAACACCTTTTCGGATTTTTTGGCATATTGTTTTACCTTTAGCTAAACCAGCCCTAGCCGCACAGGCAGTATTTGTATTCATGGGGAGCTGGAATAATTTCTTATTGCCGATGACGATCTTATTCGATCCCGAAATGTTTACTTTACCTTTAGGCTTAAACTCTTTTAAGGGTCAATATATCAGCTATTGGAACTATATTATGGCAGCTTCAATGGTGTTTACCTTGCCAGCACTCATTATCTACGCCTTTTTCAATCGCTATTTTATTCAAGGCGTTACCTTCACAGGTGGGAAAGGTTAG
- a CDS encoding carbohydrate ABC transporter permease, whose protein sequence is MMPAMLVIGTFVILPIGWAIFLSLHKVRLLGGIDFQFIGLGNFSQLFDDERVWIALKNTAIYVAMVVPAQTLLALILAVTLNSGIRGKNWWRILYFLPTVTSSAVLTLIFMWIYNTNGLLNDLLNWLKLPTYNWLGDPAVALPGIALMNIWSTAPFYMVIYLAALQDVPQLLYEAAELDGANSWQQFRYITLPILKPVTFFVMAIGTIGTFQLFDQSYIFSGGTGGPNNATLTVVLLIYQSVFRNLQMGYGAAIACLLSVAIVILTLMQRRLFGGERT, encoded by the coding sequence ATGATGCCTGCGATGTTGGTTATCGGCACATTTGTCATACTGCCGATCGGGTGGGCAATATTCCTATCCTTGCACAAAGTGCGACTGCTAGGTGGTATCGATTTTCAGTTTATTGGACTTGGCAATTTTAGCCAGCTATTTGACGACGAACGAGTCTGGATCGCGCTCAAAAATACCGCAATTTATGTTGCAATGGTCGTGCCAGCTCAAACTTTATTGGCATTGATTTTAGCTGTAACTCTCAACTCAGGGATTCGCGGAAAAAATTGGTGGCGGATTCTATACTTTTTACCGACAGTGACTTCTTCGGCGGTATTAACTTTGATTTTTATGTGGATTTATAATACCAATGGACTGCTCAACGATCTGCTGAATTGGTTGAAATTACCTACTTATAATTGGTTGGGCGATCCGGCAGTAGCACTCCCAGGAATCGCGCTGATGAATATTTGGTCTACGGCACCATTTTATATGGTAATTTATTTGGCAGCGTTGCAAGATGTCCCTCAACTTTTATACGAAGCGGCAGAATTAGATGGTGCTAATAGTTGGCAGCAGTTTCGCTATATTACCCTGCCGATTCTCAAACCAGTGACCTTTTTTGTGATGGCGATCGGGACGATCGGGACATTTCAATTATTCGACCAATCATACATTTTTTCTGGCGGCACTGGAGGACCAAATAATGCCACGCTGACGGTAGTACTACTAATTTATCAGTCGGTATTTCGTAACTTGCAAATGGGGTATGGCGCGGCGATCGCGTGTTTATTGTCAGTGGCGATCGTCATCCTGACTCTAATGCAGCGACGGTTATTTGGAGGCGAACGGACGTGA
- a CDS encoding microviridin/marinostatin family tricyclic proteinase inhibitor, which produces MKASSIKFSLSTLTLLSLAAVAATPTLATSLQVAENTPSQIQTNDSAEKNLPFFARFLEGQHPEVVDNKVALTESSTIQTQPLNSLSDLGKKGTVTTRKYPSDAEDNTGGGTVSTMKYPSDAEDNTGGIITTKKYPSDAEDNTGGNLYRRHRR; this is translated from the coding sequence GTGAAAGCATCTTCAATTAAATTTTCACTCAGCACTCTTACATTACTAAGTTTGGCAGCAGTCGCGGCTACTCCGACATTAGCAACTTCACTTCAAGTTGCCGAAAATACCCCTAGTCAAATTCAAACCAACGACTCAGCCGAAAAAAATTTACCATTTTTTGCACGCTTCTTAGAAGGTCAACACCCAGAAGTAGTCGATAATAAAGTAGCTTTAACAGAATCTTCTACTATTCAAACACAACCATTAAATAGTCTCAGCGATCTAGGCAAAAAAGGCACGGTGACTACTCGCAAATATCCTTCTGATGCCGAAGATAATACTGGTGGTGGGACAGTTTCAACAATGAAATATCCCTCTGATGCCGAAGATAATACTGGCGGTATAATTACAACTAAGAAATATCCCTCCGATGCCGAAGATAATACTGGCGGTAACCTATATCGTCGCCATCGTCGGTAG
- a CDS encoding ABC transporter substrate-binding protein: protein MKQNSLKFLALVIAIAIWTIACQSIRLPEIATTAAPVTIKLSGWTASPVEQNLLKKLLRDFEAQHPEIAVKYEAINDQYMDVIKTRLIGEAAPDVFYLDALEAPFLMSQKVLEPLDTYLTPKFDVADFEATLINSFKYDRHLYGLPKDYSTLSLFYDRQAFKAAGLTSPPTNWEQLRNYSQQLTLDRNRDGKIDRYGYGVIPELARQAYTIGAFGGRLVEENGRAAFASEAGLKGLESIVEQYQKERTSAQKSDVGTNSGSEMLGQGKVAMAIEGNWAIPYLQETFPQLDFATAEVPSINNKKGTMVFTVAYVMNQRSQHKAAAWQLISYLTGKEGMSKWTSTGIALPSRQSVAQKLGYQQDPLRSPFVAGVEYAMPWQAGKYPAAIVNNFDNQFLSAMLGQQPLPQAMSKAQADANRQIKSIE, encoded by the coding sequence ATGAAACAAAACTCATTGAAATTTTTGGCACTAGTCATCGCGATCGCCATCTGGACGATCGCGTGCCAATCGATCCGGCTCCCGGAGATTGCCACCACCGCAGCCCCCGTCACGATTAAACTCAGCGGGTGGACGGCAAGTCCTGTCGAGCAAAATTTATTAAAAAAATTGCTGCGAGATTTTGAAGCCCAGCATCCAGAGATCGCGGTTAAGTACGAAGCAATTAACGACCAGTATATGGACGTCATTAAAACTCGTTTAATTGGCGAAGCTGCTCCCGATGTTTTTTATTTAGATGCACTAGAAGCTCCCTTTTTGATGAGTCAAAAAGTATTAGAACCGCTAGATACTTATCTTACTCCTAAATTTGATGTCGCCGACTTTGAGGCAACTTTAATTAACAGTTTTAAGTACGATCGACATCTTTATGGCTTGCCCAAAGATTATTCTACTTTATCGTTATTTTACGATCGTCAAGCATTTAAGGCCGCCGGATTGACTAGTCCGCCGACTAATTGGGAGCAGCTACGTAATTATTCCCAACAGTTGACATTAGATCGAAATCGAGATGGCAAAATCGATCGATACGGCTATGGCGTCATCCCAGAATTAGCCCGTCAAGCTTATACAATCGGTGCATTTGGCGGACGACTGGTGGAAGAGAACGGTCGTGCTGCCTTTGCTTCAGAGGCAGGTTTAAAGGGCTTAGAATCGATCGTCGAGCAATACCAAAAAGAGCGAACTTCTGCTCAAAAATCTGACGTGGGCACGAACTCGGGTAGCGAAATGTTAGGACAAGGTAAAGTCGCGATGGCGATCGAAGGCAACTGGGCGATTCCTTATTTACAAGAAACTTTTCCTCAATTAGATTTTGCCACAGCCGAAGTACCGAGCATCAATAACAAAAAAGGTACAATGGTATTTACCGTGGCCTATGTGATGAATCAACGATCGCAGCATAAAGCCGCAGCTTGGCAACTTATTTCCTATCTCACAGGCAAAGAGGGGATGTCCAAGTGGACGAGCACGGGGATTGCTTTACCATCGCGGCAATCTGTCGCCCAAAAATTAGGTTACCAGCAAGATCCCTTGCGATCGCCATTTGTGGCGGGGGTGGAGTATGCGATGCCGTGGCAAGCAGGTAAATATCCCGCCGCGATCGTCAATAATTTTGACAACCAATTTCTTAGTGCCATGCTCGGACAACAACCCTTGCCACAGGCGATGTCGAAGGCACAAGCGGATGCCAATCGACAGATTAAATCGATCGAATAA
- a CDS encoding MvdD family ATP-grasp ribosomal peptide maturase: MSVLIITHTQDNESIELVSQAIERRGEMAIRFDTDRFPTEVQLDILYSGDVEKLLLLQDGQQFDLARVSGVWYRRLNVGGKIPAQMDEQFRYASIQESRATLFGLITSLRAFHLDSIPVIRRVENKQLQLRVAREIGLDTPRTLITNQPAAVKEFARTCATGTIAKMMASFAIYDDRGQEQVVFTNRLSDADLENLDGLKFCPMTFQELLPKQVELRVTIVGKQVFCAAVDSQKLDNAKLDWRKEGIALIDAWYPYPLPSDVEAKLLQFMEYFGLNYGAIDIIVTVDGRYVFLEVNPVGEFFWLELYAGLPISKAIADLLCR, from the coding sequence ATGAGCGTCCTCATTATTACTCACACCCAAGACAATGAAAGTATCGAGCTGGTGAGTCAAGCAATCGAACGGCGGGGGGAGATGGCGATTCGCTTTGATACCGATCGATTTCCGACGGAGGTGCAGTTAGACATCCTGTACAGTGGGGACGTCGAAAAACTGTTACTGCTTCAAGACGGACAACAATTCGATCTAGCTCGAGTCAGCGGTGTCTGGTATCGGCGGTTGAATGTCGGCGGCAAAATTCCGGCTCAAATGGACGAGCAATTTCGATATGCTTCGATTCAAGAATCGCGAGCCACGTTGTTTGGATTGATTACCAGTCTGCGCGCCTTTCATCTCGACTCGATTCCCGTCATTCGCCGAGTCGAAAATAAGCAGCTCCAACTGCGTGTAGCCAGAGAAATCGGGCTAGATACCCCCCGGACTCTAATTACCAATCAACCCGCCGCCGTGAAGGAATTTGCCCGCACCTGTGCGACAGGCACGATCGCCAAAATGATGGCTTCGTTTGCGATCTACGACGATCGCGGACAAGAGCAAGTCGTCTTTACCAATCGCCTCTCAGATGCTGATTTAGAAAATTTAGACGGCTTAAAATTTTGCCCGATGACTTTTCAAGAATTACTCCCCAAACAGGTGGAATTACGAGTGACGATCGTCGGCAAACAGGTATTTTGTGCGGCGGTAGATTCGCAAAAACTAGATAATGCCAAGCTAGATTGGCGTAAAGAAGGAATTGCTCTAATTGATGCTTGGTATCCCTATCCTTTACCTAGCGATGTGGAAGCAAAATTATTGCAGTTTATGGAGTATTTTGGGTTAAATTATGGGGCGATCGATATTATTGTCACCGTAGACGGTCGCTATGTATTTTTAGAAGTGAATCCTGTCGGCGAATTCTTCTGGTTAGAACTGTATGCAGGTTTACCAATTTCTAAGGCGATCGCCGATTTATTATGTCGATAG